Below is a window of 'Nostoc azollae' 0708 DNA.
GAATTATCTAACTCCCATGTCTAATTATAATTAACTAGTTCCTAAAGATACTAACTTTTTAGCACCTATCAATAATATAGGGTTCATTAAATATGAACAGGGTGATAAAGAAACAGCGATTCAACAATGGCCACAAGCTATAAAAATTAATAATCAATCTGCGGAAGCCACCTTAGCTTTAGCTGTGGCTTTATATGCTACAGGTCAACAACAACAGGCTTATCAGTTAGCAGAAAAGGTATTAAAATTAGACAAAAATTTTGCTGATTTTCACTGCATGGAAAAGCATTTATGGCGTTAAAGCATAATTACAGATGCTCATAAATTCCTATCTACTCCCCAGATCAGAACCTTGTTATCAAAGTTGCGTTAATATCCACAAGTAAGTACCTGGGCACAATTAATTAAACATTTTTGGGAAAAACAGGAATCTCTGTATTGCTTATCTGTTCCCTGTTAAAAGTTCCCTCCTCTAAATGTAAAATTTATTTTGTATGACTACTGATCTCATATCCCTAATTTTTTGAACAACTCGGGGATTTTATTGTTCTTCATGACCTTTAGGTTAAAATATCAATATAGCTAGAGTATAGGTTAACACCAATGACACAAGAATTAATAGACCTCAGAAATAGTACCTTACAAGGACGTTACACAGATGCTTTAGCACTTGTAAATTAATTACAAGGAATGAGTAAACAAGCAATTCTGGGTAATATCCAATCTTATTTAAAGATTTTACTGATTCACTTAATTAAAAATAAAATAGAATAGGAGTTGAAAAATTCCTGGTCTGCTCCTATTCATAATTCAATGAGACAAATAAAAAAATGAATATCAAAGATAATAATAAATATTACTACATCAATCAACATGAATGGGAAATTTTCATAGAAGAGGAAGTAATTGAAGATGCTATAGCTGATGCAAGTTTGGAAGTCATAAATGGCATTGATAATCAATTTCAACTAGCTGGGATAATAGATAGACAACAGTTAATTGCAACGGCTTTAAATTTATAACTTTAACTTATTCCTATTCAGCTAAAGAATTACCCACTGTTGTAGCAGAAGCATTCACTCAGCTACCTGATGGTGAAGATTTGACAATAGGAAAAAGGTAATCAGGAATCAAAAGATCCAGGGCGAACGCATGTAATTATGGTACATATATACTAAGGAACGAGAAAGGTAGGGAGGGCTGATGATATGGAGGTTGACCAATGAGGCTCTGATGGTAAAGTCATTGTAAAAGTAGAAGAAGAAAGTCCCAAAAAGTGTGAAGCTCAAGCCCACAATCACGATTACTGACCACGTTGCACAGATGGAAGATCCAAGAGTAGAGGGGAGGAAACGACACAAGTTAATTGACATTCTTACCATTGGAATTTGTGCAGTAATTTGTGGAGCAGATAGTTGGGTGGCAATTGAACTGTATGGCTGCACAAAATATGAGTGGTTAAAAACCTTTTTAGAACTAGGAAATGGGCTCCGGTCCCAGGACACATTTGGAAGGGTATTTGCACAATTGAATCCGCAACAATTTCAAAATTGTTTTTTGAACTGGATGAAATCAGTACATAAGATAAGGGATGGTGAAGTTGTGGCAATTGACGGGAAAACTTTATGTAGTTCTCATGGTAAAAATAGTGACTAGAGTGCAATCCAAATGGTAAGTGCATGGGCAACTACAAATAAATTAGTGTTGGGACAGGTGAAGGTGCATGAGAAATCAAATGAAATTACAGCAATTCCCGAATTATTAAAGGTTTTAGAATTAGCTGGATGTATTGTCAGGATTGATGCCATCGGGTGTCACAAAGACATAGTAAAGTTAATTACGCAAGAAAATGCAGATTATGTAATTACTTTAAAAAAGAACCAAGGTAATCTGTATGAGTCAGTAGAACAGCTATTGAAGTCAGGGATAAGTACAGGTTTTCAAGAGCTTCAACATAGCACATATAAACCCGAAGAAAGAGGGCATGGTCTTCATGAAATCCGCAACTTTGGGTTTCAGCTTGATCCTGATTCAGTTTGGTCAAATCTAAAAAGTGTTGGGATGGTAGAATCTATCGGATAAGTGGATGATAAAACAACAGTAGAGACTCGTTATTTTATTAGTAGTCTTGAGTCAAATGGAGAACAATTGGCTAATTCTGTCCGCAGCCATTGGGCAATAGAAAATTCATTGCATTGGGTATTAGATGTAGCTTTAAAACAAGATGACTGCCGGATTAGGAAAGATAATGCTCAACAAAACTTTGCAGTAATGCGGCACATAGCAGTCGATCTTTTGGGTAAAGAGAACCCCGTGAAGCGGGGGATAAAAAATAAACAGTTTTTGGCAGCAATGGATAATAACTCTTGAGAAAGAGTTTTAGCTTTAGCCTCAACTAACTTGTCAACAATTTACTTAATATTTTCTTCTACTTATTTTTACAGATAAGTTTACTTATTTATGGATGAATAGTTAGCTCATTTATCCTTAGCTAAGAGTTATTCAATGGGAGATAAGCTAATCCATGGCTTAATAAAAAAGTGATTGATTTTGTTTATATATCCCTTAAGCTTTGCACTTATATATATAGATGATTTTAAAATCTTCATTAGTTTTTATTAGGAAATAAGGTGCGTTTCCCCTGTCAAAAGATCCCATATTACCTGTCACCTGCTATACTAAAAACAGTTTAAAAGTGTCATTCTCAACGTTCGCGGAGCGTCTATGAAAGATATAGTGAAGAATCTCCGAGATACTAGAGCCTACAGCACGCTCTGCGTTTACCCAGTATCTCTAAGGTATATGCTGCACTACGTTACCCATAGCTTCCACCACGCTGCGCTATCAGTATGACATAAGTCCAAGTTTCACCCCTTGGCAGTATATTTACCTCTATTTTGGTTACGGTGCACTTGTTCTAACAAGTGTTCCAAACTTCCTGGTGCGCAAAGACATTTTAATCCTTGACAAACTAAACCCACAGTTCCTTATGCTAAATCTGATACGGCTGCAAAAACTGTTGTTGGGAGATATTTACGTATCAATGACTTTATTTCTCCAGTGGTACTACGAGTTAAAGTAGAATTCTGATACCAATCTAAGGCAGTAAATAAATTAAGACAAGCTTGGGGATATTCACTCATTACACTTTTAAAGGCTTTTAATCCAGCTTCAGCTAAATCAAGATAATGTAGATTATCAGTTAGCAAAGACAGACGCACTAAATTAGCGATCGCAATCCCATTGGCTGAAGGTGTAGCATTATGGTGTAGCATTATCTAGATAACTACGCTCCCGCACAATTAAATCTTGACTATTATCGGTGGATGTGTAAAAGTAACCACCTAATTCAACACTCCACAGAAATTCCTTAAATTCATCTTGCAGAGCAACAGCCTTTTCCAAGCAATCAGAATTATCAACAGCGGCTTGGTATAAATCCAGCAATCCCTTAATAAAAAAAGCATAATCTTCAGATTGAGCCAAAACCGTCGCTTCACCTTCATAATTAAGTCGGTGAAAACGTCCATCCACAAATTGATGATCCCAAATAAACTTAGCCGCTTGTACTGGTAATTCCAGATAAATTGGTTGTTGGAAAACCTCAGCCGCCCTAGCCAAACCAGAAATCATCAAGCTATTCCAGCCTACAATCATCTTAGTATCAGTCACAGGCAGAATGTGACCAGGCCAGTTAGTAGTTTTCGCCTCCTGATTATCTCGCGGTGGGGGGAAAGTTTACAGTGAATCAGGTGCAACACCGTAACGCGTAACAAACAACTTACTCAAAGCAATTTCTATGGTTTGACTCAGTTCACCAGGAAGCAGTCTTTGTAAAACATTGTTACCTTCAAAATTCCCATTAGGAGTGACAGTAAACTGCTGTTGTAATTCCCTTAACTCTTCAGTTGTTAACAGTTCTTGTAATTCCCTGTAACTCCATACATAAAAAGCACCTTCTTGCGGTTACGTATCTGTGGAATGAATGAAGCTATCCGCATCTTGAGCAGCATAAAAATAACCAGTTGGTGCAGTCATTTCCAGTTGTAACCATTTTACAGTTCCAGCCACCGCCCTTTCAAAAGACGGTTCCTGAATTCCGGCACTGCACAAATTGGCCAGATATTCAACAATCTGACCATTATCGTAAAGCATCTTTTCAAAATGGGGGATAGTCCAAGTGGGGTCAACAGTGTAGCGATCAAAACCACCAGCCACATGGTCATAAATCCCACCCAAAGCTAAATCCAGTCCTCGTTGAGTACAAACCTGTTGTCCATCATACCGATATTGATAATGAAACCGAGTTCCCCGCAAAGGGAACTCACAATAGGGGATCATGGGAAAACTATTACTAACCTGCTTAGGATTGATGATCCCCGTGCAGGTTTCCCAACCTTTTTGCAATAATTGATGGTCTTCAACTTCCTGACTAGCACCGTTTTGTAATACCGCAGATGTCAGCAAAGCCTCAACAATTACTGCTTTCCGTTGGCGTAACTCCTCTTTTTCCATATCATAGTAACGATGTAAAGCTTGTAACACCTGCAAAAATCCCGGACGACCATAGCAGGGATCAACAGGAAAATAAGTCCCAGCGTAAAACGGCACCAAATCATCTGGAGACAGAAAAGCATTGAGAGTCCAACCCCCTTGACCACTCATGATTTGCAAACTCTGCATATAGATGCTGTCAAGATCAGGTTTTTCTTCCCGGTCTACTTTGATAGGGAGAAAATTAGCATTGATATATTTATTGAGCAATTTCAAAATCAGAAAACGCCTCCCCTTCCATCACCGTACACCAGTGACAACTAGAGTAGCCAATAGAGAGAAAAATGGGTTTATTTTGCACCCTTGCAGTTTCCAATGCTTCATAACACCAAGGCCACGAATCAACCGGGTTTTCAGCGTGTTTGCGAAGATAAAGGCTTATCGTTTCCGCAAGGCGATTAGTCATAATTACAGTTTCCCAACCTTCACTGTCAGTCTAGCATTTCCACCGTAAACAGTTATCAGTTGTTTCGCTTTAAGTGGGATCGGTATGAACAGATACGAACTATTTGCTCTCTTATTTAAACTAGCGTACTGCTGAACCCAGCACAGGTGCTGGCATTTCTGAAACAGGGGATACTGACTTTTGAGGAATTTGATTACTAGGATTTAGTGCTGCGATTAAGTGCAGCAAAAAAGTGATTAAAGCAGCTTGCATAAGTCTTTCCAGCATAGTACTTCTCTCTGTTAATAATAAGATTTTAAGTAAAATTGGTTATTCTAAATACACCTCATACTCCTGATTTACCCGATTTGCAAAATATCTCCGGATAATTAACCAGAAAAAAAATTAACCTGTGAAAAAAGTTACTAATACCTGAAAAAAAATTTTAACTAAGCTATAGTTGCCAAATACAGGCAAGCCAAATTATACCTGAGTTCGATTTTGGATTGATTTCAAGGACAAATCTGGGGGCTTGTACCATCAACTATTGGTCAATATTTAAGGACTTGTGTAGAAAGGTGAGAATAGGACTTAATCTGGCGTTGATTAACCATTCGTTTAACCCTCTTTTCACATCACGATAGTTACTTAGACTCCGATCCGCCTCAAAAGGTGCCGATAAAAAAATTTTGATTTGAGATATCTGATTTTAGACTTTTCCCACATGAGTATCTAGAACCACTTCAGGAACTACTAGACAAAGCTCTACACAAGGAAAAATTTTTAGTGTATATCAATGAAGCTCATATTCATCTTGACACTGATTAAGGCTATGGTTAGTCAGTTAAAGGTGAACGTGTTTGGATTAGTTCTTGCTCACCTAGTAGAACCAAGGTATCTTTCTATGGTGTTTATATTTATAACTTAGGTGAAGTCAGGATTTTACCCTATTAAACAGCTAATGGGATTAATACTATTGAGGTTCTCAACAACCTCAAAACCGAATTTCCTCACCAACCCATGAATCTGGTTTGGGATGGCGCGCCCTATCATCGCTCTCAAATTACTCAAGATGCAGCCAAGGAGCTGGAAATTAATTTACAACCGCTCTCCGCTTATAGTCCTGATTTTATGCCTGTTGAACATCTTTGGTAGTAGTTACGAGAGGATGTAACTTATCATACTTGCTATCTATCTCAAGTTGATTTAATTCAGGCTCTTTATCACTTTCAGGATCACATCAATCTTGATCCTATTTCTCTGGCTGATCGATTATGGGTTAAAAATCATCTTGACCCTGATGAAGAAAAACTAAAGAAAGACACACAGGGACTTTATAAAAAGTATAGAAATAATCCCAAACGTGGAGTAGGCTCTTGGAATGGGCATATAAAAACCTATGAGGATCAGAGAAGAGATTTAAATAAACTTCTTGATCATTGGAAACGCAGTGGATGTGGTGACTTAGACAAAACTCGTGATGTTACTAAACAGCAAATAAACCCAATTCTTGAAGAAGCTAAGTATTGGGCAAATAAACCAGCCCCATAAAAGCCAGATAATGCTGATATCTTTGAGTTACCATAAATCGATTTGCCGAACTTTGAATTTAACTTTGACGGGATTACAGCAATATTTAGGATTCTCTGGGGAAATGAGCAAACAGTTTAGTAATTTAAGTTTATTGTAAACAATTAGCGAAAAACGGACAACCAGAAATCGATGACATCTGAAGCTTTATGGCGAGACTGGAAACCTCGTCTTTAGGTTCCAGCTTTATCTCCCTTCTATAATTACTTTCTTCCTTTATATTTTCAAGGGAGACTCAGGAAAAGTTTGCTAAATGTTAGAAATACCATCCTCTCCACTGGAAGAATTGTATGATGTGTTGCTTGGTGGGGACGGTTTACTTGCTTACCATCAGCCATAACATTAACTAAATTTAAATAAATCACTATTTTTAAACACCCTTTTTTAAAGAAATCAAGGAATTTGAATTTTCAACAATTGATTCATTTCCGCCTCTCATTCCTCAAAATTATTAATTTTATTGAGATGATATCTAATATTATTATTACCTGTAAGAACATTCTTTCATAATTTGGCTGTATTCTCAATAGAATATCCATTGCTGGCTGCCTTTATTATAATCTTAAATAAGGTTTGGTGGTAACATACCCCCTGAGTTTCAATGGAGAAATTTTCTACTAAACACTCAATAACCTCTTCAGGAGTTTCTGAGTCTGTTAAAACCAGTTCTTCTTATGAAACCGTCAACTTCTTCGGCCAATATGCTACACACTACTTTCATCATTTCATTTTTTGACCCATTTTAAATATGAATTCAGTAGTTTATAGCACCTGCATATACTTAAAAGTGATTAGTGCTCGCTCTTCTCTTAAAAACTTTTTGGTTTACTGCTAATTCCCAACTAGCAACTTGCGTTAGATAGAATAAATGACAAATAGCTACAAACACGCTCATGATTCCTATCGTTATTGAACAATCGGGTCGAGGTGAACGCGCCTTTGATATCTACTCACGGCTGTTACGTGAGCGCATTATCTTTTTGGGACAACAGGTAGATAGCGGTCTAGCTAACTTGATTGTTGCCCAATTGTTGTTTTTAGATGCTGAAGACCCGGAGAAAGACATTTATATGTATATCAATTCTCCTGGTGGTTCAGTGACGGCGGGGATGGGCATTTTTGACACCATGAAAAATATCCGCCCTGATGTCTGTACCATTTGTACCGGACTGGCAGCGAGTATGGGCGCTTTCCTTCTTAGTGCTGGAACCAAAGGTAAGCGTATGAGTTTACCACATTCACGAATTATGATTCACCAACCTTTAGGTGGCGCACAAGGA
It encodes the following:
- a CDS encoding tetratricopeptide repeat protein, translated to MKYEQGDKETAIQQWPQAIKINNQSAEATLALAVALYATGQQQQAYQLAEKVLKLDKNFADFHCMEKHLWR
- a CDS encoding transposase, producing the protein MNTIEVLNNLKTEFPHQPMNLVWDGAPYHRSQITQDAAKELEINLQPLSAYSPDFMPVEHLW
- the clpP gene encoding ATP-dependent Clp endopeptidase proteolytic subunit ClpP, whose amino-acid sequence is MIPIVIEQSGRGERAFDIYSRLLRERIIFLGQQVDSGLANLIVAQLLFLDAEDPEKDIYMYINSPGGSVTAGMGIFDTMKNIRPDVCTICTGLAASMGAFLLSAGTKGKRMSLPHSRIMIHQPLGGAQGQATDIEIQAREILYHKRKLNGYLAQHTGQPLERIAEDTERDFFMSPEEAQEYGLIDQVIDRHAAGSRPMAVV